One Ooceraea biroi isolate clonal line C1 chromosome 6, Obir_v5.4, whole genome shotgun sequence genomic window carries:
- the LOC113562085 gene encoding odorant receptor 4-like isoform X2, translated as MTICVVDQHFSLNKILLRAVALWPYRRTKLIDFHLFLVLVILISFILVQLTTFLTTEWTSDVAIKILSSALYSTIYVVKYNSFWFNANTIRCLFEKFQYIYDELTDDSEIAIIKEYGHEAKRFTILMSLSGVFSSITMCLLPIFPRILGIFMSINVSEEHFMIHIPREYFIDQEKYYYCILLHMDVSFFMGAMILVATGTLIFSCIKYICGLFRIASCRIDQTVECPMFQSAGLSKDFILYKKIVHAIDIHRKAIELCDMLKSNFVGTCFLLVLVGVISLSLNLYGLHQAMMLGSATEEYLVYVKCMLVILIYMFVGNYIGQEIADHHNHMFISIYNIKWYVTPLYIQRIILFLLQRGTRNFQIVVGGLFVVSMESATMLLSTSISYFTVLHSIQQNDVTK; from the exons ATGACGATCTGCGTTGTGGATCAGCATTTTAGTctgaataaaatacttttgcgTGCAGTTGCCTTATGGCCTTATCGTCGAACAAAACTAATTGACTTTCATCTTTTCTTGGttcttgttattttaattagctTTATCCTGGTCCAG TTGACAACCTTTCTAACTACAGAATGGACATCTGATGtggcaattaaaattttatcctCTGCATTGTATTCCACTATATAtgtagtaaaatataattccttCTGGTTTAATGCCAATACG ataagATGTCTATtcgagaaatttcaatatatatatgacgaGCTAACAGACGATAGCGAAATCGCTATCATAAAAGAATATGGGCACGAGGCGAaacgttttacaattttaatgtcat tATCCGGCGTGTTTAGTTCAATAACTATGTGTCTTCTACCAATTTTTCCGCGAATTCTTGGTATTTTTATGTCCATAAATGTGTCGGAAGAACATTTTATGATACATATTCCGAGAGAATACTTTATCGATCAAGAGAAGTATTACTATTGTATTTTGCTACACATGGACGTTAGCTTCTTTATGGGAGCAATGATATTAGTAGCAACAGGAACACTGATATTTAGCTGCATCAAATATATATGCGGATTATTTAGAATCGCCAG TTGTCGTATTGATCAAACAGTGGAGTGTCCCATGTTTCAAAGTGCCGGTTTGTCGAAggattttatactttataaaaagattGTACATGCCATAGACATTCATCGCAAAGCAATAGA attatgTGATATGCTAAAATCTAATTTCGTGGGAACATGTTTTTTACTAGTGTTAGTTGGTGTTATTTCCTTAAGTCTCAATCTTTATGGG CTTCACCAGGCTATGATGCTTGGAAGCGCCACGGAGGAATATTTAGTGTATGTTAAATGTATGCTTGTCATTCTAATATACATGTTCGTAGGCAATTACATCGGACAAGAAATTGCAGATCACCATAACCATATGTTTATCAGCAT ATACAACATTAAGTGGTACGTAACtcctttatatatacaaaggATAATTTTGTTCCTGTTACAAAGAGGCACtagaaattttcaaattgttgTTGGTGGACTGTTCGTGGTATCTATGGAAAGTGCGACCATG TTGTTAAGCACTTCCATATCATATTTCACCGTTCTCCATTCTATACAGCAAAATGATGTAACTAAATAG
- the LOC113562085 gene encoding uncharacterized protein LOC113562085 isoform X1: MTICVVDQHFSLNKILLRAVALWPYRRTKLIDFHLFLVLVILISFILVQLTTFLTTEWTSDVAIKILSSALYSTIYVVKYNSFWFNANTIRCLFEKFQYIYDELTDDSEIAIIKEYGHEAKRFTILMSLSGVFSSITMCLLPIFPRILGIFMSINVSEEHFMIHIPREYFIDQEKYYYCILLHMDVSFFMGAMILVATGTLIFSCIKYICGLFRIASCRIDQTVECPMFQSAGLSKDFILYKKIVHAIDIHRKAIELCDMLKSNFVGTCFLLVLVGVISLSLNLYGLHQAMMLGSATEEYLVYVKCMLVILIYMFVGNYIGQEIADHHNHMFISIYNIKWYVTPLYIQRIILFLLQRGTRNFQIVVGGLFVVSMESATMVSLCHIISSYKITSYNNLQISMNYANNQCKMCFSC, translated from the exons ATGACGATCTGCGTTGTGGATCAGCATTTTAGTctgaataaaatacttttgcgTGCAGTTGCCTTATGGCCTTATCGTCGAACAAAACTAATTGACTTTCATCTTTTCTTGGttcttgttattttaattagctTTATCCTGGTCCAG TTGACAACCTTTCTAACTACAGAATGGACATCTGATGtggcaattaaaattttatcctCTGCATTGTATTCCACTATATAtgtagtaaaatataattccttCTGGTTTAATGCCAATACG ataagATGTCTATtcgagaaatttcaatatatatatgacgaGCTAACAGACGATAGCGAAATCGCTATCATAAAAGAATATGGGCACGAGGCGAaacgttttacaattttaatgtcat tATCCGGCGTGTTTAGTTCAATAACTATGTGTCTTCTACCAATTTTTCCGCGAATTCTTGGTATTTTTATGTCCATAAATGTGTCGGAAGAACATTTTATGATACATATTCCGAGAGAATACTTTATCGATCAAGAGAAGTATTACTATTGTATTTTGCTACACATGGACGTTAGCTTCTTTATGGGAGCAATGATATTAGTAGCAACAGGAACACTGATATTTAGCTGCATCAAATATATATGCGGATTATTTAGAATCGCCAG TTGTCGTATTGATCAAACAGTGGAGTGTCCCATGTTTCAAAGTGCCGGTTTGTCGAAggattttatactttataaaaagattGTACATGCCATAGACATTCATCGCAAAGCAATAGA attatgTGATATGCTAAAATCTAATTTCGTGGGAACATGTTTTTTACTAGTGTTAGTTGGTGTTATTTCCTTAAGTCTCAATCTTTATGGG CTTCACCAGGCTATGATGCTTGGAAGCGCCACGGAGGAATATTTAGTGTATGTTAAATGTATGCTTGTCATTCTAATATACATGTTCGTAGGCAATTACATCGGACAAGAAATTGCAGATCACCATAACCATATGTTTATCAGCAT ATACAACATTAAGTGGTACGTAACtcctttatatatacaaaggATAATTTTGTTCCTGTTACAAAGAGGCACtagaaattttcaaattgttgTTGGTGGACTGTTCGTGGTATCTATGGAAAGTGCGACCATGGTAAGTTTATGCCACATCATATcatcttataaaattacatcatATAACAATCTACAAATTAGCATGAACTATGCAAATAACCAATGCAAAATGTGTTTCAGTTGTTAA
- the LOC113562085 gene encoding uncharacterized protein LOC113562085 isoform X3: protein MTICVVDQHFSLNKILLRAVALWPYRRTKLIDFHLFLVLVILISFILVQLTTFLTTEWTSDVAIKILSSALYSTIYVVKYNSFWFNANTIRCLFEKFQYIYDELTDDSEIAIIKEYGHEAKRFTILMSLSGVFSSITMCLLPIFPRILGIFMSINVSEEHFMIHIPREYFIDQEKYYYCILLHMDVSFFMGAMILVATGTLIFSCIKYICGLFRIASCRIDQTVECPMFQSAGLSKDFILYKKIVHAIDIHRKAIELCDMLKSNFVGTCFLLVLVGVISLSLNLYGVESTSGFLLHIVQASPGYDAWKRHGGIFSVC from the exons ATGACGATCTGCGTTGTGGATCAGCATTTTAGTctgaataaaatacttttgcgTGCAGTTGCCTTATGGCCTTATCGTCGAACAAAACTAATTGACTTTCATCTTTTCTTGGttcttgttattttaattagctTTATCCTGGTCCAG TTGACAACCTTTCTAACTACAGAATGGACATCTGATGtggcaattaaaattttatcctCTGCATTGTATTCCACTATATAtgtagtaaaatataattccttCTGGTTTAATGCCAATACG ataagATGTCTATtcgagaaatttcaatatatatatgacgaGCTAACAGACGATAGCGAAATCGCTATCATAAAAGAATATGGGCACGAGGCGAaacgttttacaattttaatgtcat tATCCGGCGTGTTTAGTTCAATAACTATGTGTCTTCTACCAATTTTTCCGCGAATTCTTGGTATTTTTATGTCCATAAATGTGTCGGAAGAACATTTTATGATACATATTCCGAGAGAATACTTTATCGATCAAGAGAAGTATTACTATTGTATTTTGCTACACATGGACGTTAGCTTCTTTATGGGAGCAATGATATTAGTAGCAACAGGAACACTGATATTTAGCTGCATCAAATATATATGCGGATTATTTAGAATCGCCAG TTGTCGTATTGATCAAACAGTGGAGTGTCCCATGTTTCAAAGTGCCGGTTTGTCGAAggattttatactttataaaaagattGTACATGCCATAGACATTCATCGCAAAGCAATAGA attatgTGATATGCTAAAATCTAATTTCGTGGGAACATGTTTTTTACTAGTGTTAGTTGGTGTTATTTCCTTAAGTCTCAATCTTTATGGG GTGGAAAGTACAAGTGGATTTTTACTACATATTGTCCAAG CTTCACCAGGCTATGATGCTTGGAAGCGCCACGGAGGAATATTTAGTGTATGTTAA
- the LOC105286688 gene encoding uncharacterized protein LOC105286688 isoform X2 has product MAICVVQQYFSINKILFRAVALWPYHRTKLVEVHLSFFLVILISFIAAQIRCLLEKFQYTCDELTDEGEIAIIKEYGHEAKRFTIIISLYGMFNIITTCLLPVFPRILRTFTSTNVSEEHFMIHIPTEYFINQEKYYYYIVLHMDASVFIGSIVLPATGTLLFGCMKYMCGLFRIASYRIDQTMKTPMFQIAGLSKDYVIYKTIVHAIDIHRKAIEFCNMIKSNFVGMFFIVIVISVTSLSLNLYELHQAMMFGSATEEYLVYAKGTFVTLLYIFIGNYIGQELSDHHNHMFISIYSVQWYVTPLHIQKIILFLLQRGTKNFYFVFGGILVMSIENATTVNYFMLCHVIKLYQIIIFQPACTLS; this is encoded by the exons ATGGCGATCTGTGTTGTGCAGCAGTATTTTAGtatcaataaaatactttttcgtgCAGTTGCCTTATGGCCTTATCATCGAACGAAACTCGTTGAAGTTCACCTGTCCTTCTTTCTTGTTATTTTGATTAGCTTTATCGCTGCCCAG ATAAGATGCCTATTggagaaatttcaatatacATGTGACGAGCTAACAGACGAAGGCGAAATCGCTATCATAAAAGAATATGGGCACGAGGCGAAACGTTTTACCATTATAATTTCCT TGTACGGCATGTTTAACATAATCACTACGTGTCTTCTACCAGTTTTTCCGCGAATTCTTCGTACTTTCACGTCCACAAATGTGTCTGAGGAACATTTTATGATACATATTCCGACAGAATACTTTATCAATCAAGAGAagtattactattatattgtACTGCACATGGACGCAAGCGTCTTTATAGGATCAATTGTATTACCAGCAACAGGAACATTGCTGTTCGGCTGCATGAAATATATGTGTGGATTATTTAGAATCGCCAG TTATCGTATTGATCAAACAATGAAGACTCCGATGTTTCAAATTGCTGGTTTGTCGAAggattatgtaatttataaaacgatTGTACATGCCATAGACATTCATCGCAAGGCAATAGA attttgtaatatgataaaatcCAATTTTGTGGGAATGTTTTTTATAGTAATAGTAATTAGTGTTACTTCCTTAAGTCTCAATCTTTATGAA CTTCACCAGGCTATGATGTTTGGAAGTGCCACGGAGGAATATTTAGTGTATGCTAAAGGTACATTTGTCACTCTACTATACATATTCATAGGCAATTACATCGGACAAGAACTTTCAGACCATCATAACCATATGTTTATCAGCAT ATACAGTGTTCAGTGGTACGTAACTCCCTTACAcatacagaaaataattttgttcctGTTGCAAAGAGGcactaaaaatttttatttcgtttttggTGGAATATTAGTGATGTCTATAGAAAATGCGACCACGgtaaattatttcatgttatgtcatgttataaaattatatcaaattataatcttCCAACCAGCGTGCACTTTGAgttag
- the LOC105286688 gene encoding uncharacterized protein LOC105286688 isoform X1: MAICVVQQYFSINKILFRAVALWPYHRTKLVEVHLSFFLVILISFIAAQLATFLTTECTSHMAIKIFSLVLYFTLYLIKYLSFRVNAHTIRCLLEKFQYTCDELTDEGEIAIIKEYGHEAKRFTIIISLYGMFNIITTCLLPVFPRILRTFTSTNVSEEHFMIHIPTEYFINQEKYYYYIVLHMDASVFIGSIVLPATGTLLFGCMKYMCGLFRIASYRIDQTMKTPMFQIAGLSKDYVIYKTIVHAIDIHRKAIEFCNMIKSNFVGMFFIVIVISVTSLSLNLYELHQAMMFGSATEEYLVYAKGTFVTLLYIFIGNYIGQELSDHHNHMFISIYSVQWYVTPLHIQKIILFLLQRGTKNFYFVFGGILVMSIENATTVNYFMLCHVIKLYQIIIFQPACTLS; encoded by the exons ATGGCGATCTGTGTTGTGCAGCAGTATTTTAGtatcaataaaatactttttcgtgCAGTTGCCTTATGGCCTTATCATCGAACGAAACTCGTTGAAGTTCACCTGTCCTTCTTTCTTGTTATTTTGATTAGCTTTATCGCTGCCCAG TTGGCAACATTTCTAACTACAGAATGTACATCTCATAtggcaattaaaattttctctcttgtatTGTACTTTACTCTATATTTGATAAAGTATCTTTCCTTCCGTGTTAATGCCCATACT ATAAGATGCCTATTggagaaatttcaatatacATGTGACGAGCTAACAGACGAAGGCGAAATCGCTATCATAAAAGAATATGGGCACGAGGCGAAACGTTTTACCATTATAATTTCCT TGTACGGCATGTTTAACATAATCACTACGTGTCTTCTACCAGTTTTTCCGCGAATTCTTCGTACTTTCACGTCCACAAATGTGTCTGAGGAACATTTTATGATACATATTCCGACAGAATACTTTATCAATCAAGAGAagtattactattatattgtACTGCACATGGACGCAAGCGTCTTTATAGGATCAATTGTATTACCAGCAACAGGAACATTGCTGTTCGGCTGCATGAAATATATGTGTGGATTATTTAGAATCGCCAG TTATCGTATTGATCAAACAATGAAGACTCCGATGTTTCAAATTGCTGGTTTGTCGAAggattatgtaatttataaaacgatTGTACATGCCATAGACATTCATCGCAAGGCAATAGA attttgtaatatgataaaatcCAATTTTGTGGGAATGTTTTTTATAGTAATAGTAATTAGTGTTACTTCCTTAAGTCTCAATCTTTATGAA CTTCACCAGGCTATGATGTTTGGAAGTGCCACGGAGGAATATTTAGTGTATGCTAAAGGTACATTTGTCACTCTACTATACATATTCATAGGCAATTACATCGGACAAGAACTTTCAGACCATCATAACCATATGTTTATCAGCAT ATACAGTGTTCAGTGGTACGTAACTCCCTTACAcatacagaaaataattttgttcctGTTGCAAAGAGGcactaaaaatttttatttcgtttttggTGGAATATTAGTGATGTCTATAGAAAATGCGACCACGgtaaattatttcatgttatgtcatgttataaaattatatcaaattataatcttCCAACCAGCGTGCACTTTGAgttag